A segment of the Zingiber officinale cultivar Zhangliang chromosome 8B, Zo_v1.1, whole genome shotgun sequence genome:
TGTTTCAAGCAGTGACTAACATGAAGGTCTTTAAGCTAGATGTTGCAAAATAgtctttatatatttatttatttatttattatttctgCAGTCATCCAGGAGCAATGGCATACCATCTCTGGGCCACAAGTGGGCTAGCTTGTTCAGACCTTTCAGGCATCAATTTAATGTCTACTTCAATAATGTCATATATTGCATTATGCTattctttccttcttttcacTAATGTCAATTTTTAATATAGCTCAAAGCCTGCTGGCAATGATATAATTGGAATTGATTTGGGAACTACAAACTCTTGTGTTGCAGTTATGGAGGGGAAGGTTACACTTTATCCATCTTTTCTATAGTTTCTGCTTTATTTGATCATTTTAAGTTTCTTAAGTTTATGGCAAAGTTATTATCTCGACGCATTCTTATGCAGAATGCTAAAGTCATAGAGAATTCTGAAGGAGCTCGGACCACACCATCAGTTGTGGCTTTTAATCAGAAGGGAGAACTAATTGTTGGAACTCCAGCAAAACGTCAAGCAGTCACCAATCCTACAAACACACTTTTTGGAACCAAGCGTCTGATAGGCCGGCGGTTTGATGATCCTCAGACACAGAAAGAAATGAAGATGGTCCCTTTCAAGATTGTGAAGGCACCCAATGGGGACGCATGGGTGGAGGCTAATGGCCAACAGTATTCTCCCAGCCAGATTGGTGCATTTGTTTTGACAAAGATGAAAGAAACTGCTGAATCTTATCTTGGGAAGTCTGTTTCGAAGGCTGTTATTACCGTTCCTGCATACTTCAATGATGCTCAACGTCAAGCTACAAAAGATGCAGGGAGAATTGCTGGGCTCGACGTGCAAAGAATTATTAATGAACCAACAGCAGCTGCCCTCGCCTACGGGCTGAACAACAAAGAAGGCCTTATTGCAGTCTTCGATCTTGGAGGTGGAACATTTGATGTTTCAATCTTAGAGATATCTAATGGTGTGTTTGAGGTATAAGCATTTTTACCTTCAAAGTTGGTGCTTCCTTTTGTCTTTTATTGATTTGTTAGCATTCACAATTTTGTTTCAAGGTCAAAGCAACAAACGGTGACACTTTCTTAGGTGGTGAGGATTTTGACAATGAGCTAGTTGAATTCTTGGTTGATGAATTCAAGAGATCTGATGCAATAGATCTTTCAAAGGACAGGTTGGCTCTACAGAGGCTTCGAGAAGCAGCTGAGAAGGCTAAGATTGAATTGTCATCAACATCCCAGACAGATATAAATCTTCCATTCATAACTGCCGATGCTTCTGGAGCAAAGCATATGAATATCACTCTGACAAGATCAAAATTCGAGACTTTGgtaaataatttaattgaaaGAACTAGAAATCCCTGTAAAAATTGTTTGAAGGATGCCAACATAAGCAACAAGGATGTGGATGAGGTTCTTTTGGTTGGAGGAATGACTAGAGTTCCAAAAGTTCAGGAAATAGTTTTTGAAATCTTTGGAAAGAGCCCTAGTAAGGGAGTAAATCCAGATGAAGCTGTTGCTATGGGAGCTGCCATACAGGGTGGTATTCTTCGTGGAGATGTCAAGGAGCTGCTCCTCTTGGATGTCACACCCTTGTCGCTGGGTATTGAGACACTTGGCGGTATCTTTACCAGATTGATTAACAGAAACACAACTATTCCCACAAAGAAGAGCCAGGTAATGATTAGATGCAGTTTACTAGTTCATTTGAAATAGCAAAGTTGCATAAGGTTATAGTTTAGAGAAAAGGACAAATAAAGGCTGTTCATATTTCTATTGCATGATGCAACAGTTTATTCAGATTATAGTATAGAGTAGGATACTCTCACCATGAATTTCCATTGAGTTAATCAGTCACGAGCATCCAATTAGACGAGATTCTTGTATAACCCAGTCCATCCACTTTGCATGTATTTCTGTATATGGATGCTAGTCAGCTGAACAAAATAAAGTACACTACAGGAAATGCACATAAAAATTTGATAGCATAACGTTTGGCCAAGGTGTTGAATTGAGAGGTACAGGTTTTCTCTGGTCAATTACATTAATAGATTGAAATGTTTTCTAGAGCATTGGAACGACACTGATGCTGTGATTTAGAATCAGTGCATTTCTTTGGTGAAGGATGGTGATAATTTTTGTCTGCATGATTGTGCATTGTCCTATTGTCATCTGCGTCCTACAAAAACAGTTTcatattacttaaatatataaactaaatctTGGGGATTTTTTTTCCTCAGGTCTTTTCTACTGCAGCTGACAATCAGACACA
Coding sequences within it:
- the LOC122017357 gene encoding heat shock 70 kDa protein, mitochondrial-like is translated as MAASVILRAVRRRNPSTPFLSSRLGSSSRSNGIPSLGHKWASLFRPFSSKPAGNDIIGIDLGTTNSCVAVMEGKNAKVIENSEGARTTPSVVAFNQKGELIVGTPAKRQAVTNPTNTLFGTKRLIGRRFDDPQTQKEMKMVPFKIVKAPNGDAWVEANGQQYSPSQIGAFVLTKMKETAESYLGKSVSKAVITVPAYFNDAQRQATKDAGRIAGLDVQRIINEPTAAALAYGLNNKEGLIAVFDLGGGTFDVSILEISNGVFEVKATNGDTFLGGEDFDNELVEFLVDEFKRSDAIDLSKDRLALQRLREAAEKAKIELSSTSQTDINLPFITADASGAKHMNITLTRSKFETLVNNLIERTRNPCKNCLKDANISNKDVDEVLLVGGMTRVPKVQEIVFEIFGKSPSKGVNPDEAVAMGAAIQGGILRGDVKELLLLDVTPLSLGIETLGGIFTRLINRNTTIPTKKSQVFSTAADNQTQVGVRVLQGEREMAADNKLLGEFELVGIPPAARGMPQIEVAFDIDANGIVTVSAKDKATGKEQQITIRSSSGLSEDEIEKMVKEAELHAQRDQERKALIDIKNSADTTIYSIEKSLSEYRDKIPAEVATEIESAVADLRKEMAGDNVDSIKAKLDAANKAVSKIGQHMQGSSGGSSGGSQGGDQAPEADHEEVKK